One Planctomycetia bacterium genomic window carries:
- a CDS encoding DUF1501 domain-containing protein, protein MPSARNIEQASGDEFTRRDALKLTSTGAAGLAMSSLWPHASSASQHASTFGRAKRCIVLFMAGGPPQHETWDPKPAAPEEIRGAYQPIASSLPGLQVGELMPRTAKLAHHLTVLRGVSTRDNAHSSSGYYMLTGQPHSPMNNENAKPGAPNDFPSLAAVVKQLRGDGEVFPGAVTLPDELWNCGRIVWPGQDGGFLGRVADPWQLVCDPNQADFQVPGVGLPQELSVDRFDSRLTLLNAVNRGLDENDARPNLLRWDNRSRQAFSLIRARTARNAFDLEQESSDTRERYGRTRFGQSVLLGRRLLEAGVPLVQVNWTRTPEEMGPNPLWDTHANNAARLKDALMPPMDLAYSALVTDLLDRGMFEDTLIVWTGEFGRTPRHNAQGGRDHWGMCFSMALAGGGVKQGYVHGASDAIGGEVRDGLVTPEDMTATIHHLMGHDPETLIYDRLNRPLPISRGRVLGELLA, encoded by the coding sequence ATGCCCTCGGCACGCAACATTGAGCAAGCATCTGGCGACGAATTCACCCGACGCGACGCCCTCAAGCTGACCAGCACGGGGGCGGCAGGCCTGGCGATGTCGAGCCTGTGGCCCCACGCTTCGAGCGCTTCGCAGCACGCGTCGACGTTCGGCCGCGCCAAGCGCTGCATCGTGTTGTTCATGGCCGGCGGCCCGCCCCAGCACGAAACCTGGGATCCCAAGCCAGCGGCCCCCGAGGAAATCCGCGGCGCGTACCAGCCGATCGCCTCCTCGCTGCCGGGCCTGCAGGTCGGCGAGTTGATGCCTCGGACGGCGAAGTTGGCGCATCACCTCACCGTGTTGCGGGGCGTTTCGACGCGCGACAACGCGCACTCGTCCAGCGGCTACTACATGCTCACCGGCCAGCCGCATTCGCCGATGAATAATGAGAACGCGAAGCCCGGCGCGCCGAATGATTTTCCGAGCTTGGCCGCGGTGGTAAAGCAACTCCGCGGCGATGGCGAAGTATTCCCCGGCGCGGTCACGCTGCCGGACGAGCTTTGGAATTGCGGCCGCATTGTCTGGCCGGGCCAGGACGGCGGGTTCCTGGGGCGCGTCGCCGATCCCTGGCAACTCGTTTGCGATCCGAACCAAGCCGATTTCCAAGTGCCAGGCGTGGGGCTGCCGCAGGAATTGTCGGTCGATCGGTTCGATTCGCGGCTCACGTTGCTGAACGCGGTGAATCGCGGCCTCGATGAAAACGACGCGCGGCCGAATCTGCTGCGCTGGGACAATCGCTCGCGCCAGGCGTTCAGTTTGATTCGCGCCCGCACGGCGCGGAATGCGTTCGACCTGGAGCAAGAATCGTCCGACACGCGTGAGCGCTACGGCCGCACCCGTTTCGGGCAGAGCGTATTGCTCGGGCGGCGCTTGCTGGAAGCCGGCGTGCCGCTCGTGCAAGTGAATTGGACCCGCACGCCGGAAGAGATGGGCCCGAACCCGTTATGGGACACGCACGCCAACAACGCCGCGCGCTTGAAAGACGCGTTGATGCCGCCGATGGATTTGGCGTACTCGGCGCTCGTCACCGACCTGCTCGATCGCGGCATGTTTGAAGACACGCTCATCGTCTGGACCGGCGAGTTCGGCCGCACGCCGCGTCACAACGCCCAAGGCGGCCGCGATCACTGGGGCATGTGTTTCTCCATGGCACTCGCCGGCGGCGGCGTCAAACAAGGCTACGTCCACGGCGCCTCGGACGCGATCGGCGGCGAAGTCCGCGACGGCCTGGTGACGCCGGAAGATATGACGGCAACGATTCACCACCTCATGGGCCACGACCCGGAAACGCTGATCTACGATCGGCTGAATCGGCCGCTGCCGATTAGTCGCGGGCGGGTGCTGGGGGAGTTGCTGGCATAA